From the genome of Solidesulfovibrio carbinolicus, one region includes:
- a CDS encoding MlaD family protein, with protein MSGKANKTMIGLFVLGALTLALAAIVALGSGVFFTKTFPCIMYFPNSVSGLEVGAPVLFRGVPIGSVKEISIEADASRLHFYIPVVIEILGNKIKLAPSEKTKSAETLVQTRKETPGDLLSQLIEKGLRAQLVTQSFVTGQLAVSLDLMPDTPVRLVGGAPLPEIPTVPSTFEKLTETIKQLPLQELVNRLIGAVTGIEQLVNSPELTKMPAKIDAVLTSGSELVTELRAQVGPLSKNFEDAAQSFTELARHLDKRTEGISVSAKTAMDSFDATMKESRAAISRFQKIINSDSPTVTDLNRALSEIAAAARAIRELADYLERHPEALIQGKGGPRK; from the coding sequence ATGAGCGGCAAGGCCAACAAGACCATGATCGGGCTTTTCGTGCTGGGGGCGCTGACCCTGGCCCTGGCAGCCATCGTCGCCCTGGGTTCGGGCGTGTTTTTCACCAAGACGTTTCCCTGCATCATGTACTTCCCCAACTCCGTCTCGGGCCTGGAAGTCGGCGCGCCGGTGCTGTTTCGCGGCGTGCCCATCGGCTCGGTCAAGGAGATCAGCATCGAGGCCGACGCCTCGCGGCTGCATTTCTACATTCCGGTGGTGATCGAGATCCTGGGCAACAAGATCAAGCTGGCCCCGAGCGAAAAGACCAAGAGCGCGGAAACCCTGGTCCAGACCCGCAAGGAAACCCCGGGCGATCTGTTGTCCCAGCTCATCGAAAAAGGGCTGCGGGCGCAGCTTGTGACCCAAAGCTTCGTCACCGGCCAGTTGGCCGTGTCCCTGGACCTCATGCCCGACACGCCGGTTCGGCTGGTCGGCGGCGCGCCCTTGCCGGAAATCCCCACCGTGCCCTCGACCTTTGAAAAGCTCACCGAGACCATCAAGCAACTGCCGCTCCAAGAGCTGGTCAATCGCCTGATCGGCGCGGTGACCGGCATCGAACAGCTCGTCAATTCGCCCGAACTGACCAAGATGCCAGCCAAGATCGACGCTGTGCTGACCAGCGGCAGCGAGCTTGTCACCGAACTGCGCGCCCAGGTCGGCCCCTTGTCCAAGAACTTCGAGGACGCGGCCCAAAGCTTCACCGAACTGGCCAGGCACCTCGACAAGCGCACCGAAGGCATTAGCGTCTCGGCCAAGACGGCCATGGATTCCTTTGACGCCACCATGAAGGAGAGCCGGGCGGCGATTAGCCGGTTCCAGAAGATCATCAACAGCGATTCGCCCACCGTCACCGACCTCAACCGGGCGCTGTCGGAAATCGCCGCCGCCGCCAGGGCCATCCGGGAGCTGGCCGACTACCTCGAACGCCACCCCGAAGCGCTCATCCAGGGCAAGGGAGGACCCCGCAAATGA
- a CDS encoding PqiC family protein, with protein MNSAIRRLSMTLAVGAACLLPILAGCGKSAPTHFYSLSGAAPAAEGDGPSGPCLAVGIGPVDFPSYLDRSQIVTRTGTNQMHLAEFEQWIEAPHDNFQRALAENLSRLVCVKPIYTYPWPVGARLERQVVIQVARLDGTLGQEAVLRVSWSVLDADHKTLEWRSGDYREPVSGPDYASLAAAQSRLVEKFAKEVAATLAVK; from the coding sequence ATGAACTCCGCCATCCGTCGTCTGTCCATGACCCTGGCCGTCGGCGCGGCCTGCCTGCTGCCGATCCTGGCCGGCTGCGGCAAATCCGCGCCCACCCATTTTTATTCCTTAAGCGGCGCGGCCCCGGCCGCCGAGGGCGACGGGCCGTCCGGGCCGTGCCTGGCCGTGGGCATCGGGCCGGTGGACTTCCCGTCCTACCTGGACCGCTCCCAGATCGTCACCCGCACCGGGACCAACCAGATGCATCTGGCCGAGTTCGAGCAGTGGATCGAGGCCCCCCACGACAACTTCCAGCGGGCGCTGGCCGAGAATTTGTCGCGGCTTGTCTGCGTCAAGCCCATCTACACCTACCCCTGGCCGGTGGGGGCGCGCCTGGAGCGCCAGGTTGTCATCCAGGTGGCCCGCCTCGACGGGACCCTGGGCCAGGAAGCGGTGCTGCGGGTCAGTTGGTCCGTCCTGGACGCCGACCACAAGACCCTGGAGTGGCGTTCCGGCGACTACCGCGAGCCGGTCTCCGGCCCGGATTATGCGAGTTTGGCGGCGGCGCAGAGCCGGCTGGTGGAGAAATTCGCCAAGGAAGTCGCGGCCACATTGGCCGTTAAATAG
- a CDS encoding YicC/YloC family endoribonuclease: MPKSMTGYGKSRIESDTFTQVWEVRAVNSRFLDLKWRLPLFLRPSEAALERVVREAVARGRVEIHLEFTPTRVDMWKASFNTGLAGAMLDELAAFAAQKGVPFTPDVSRMIGISHLWQEEAVDPDPELFAKLAAGLRQALVDFNDARAREGRNLADDLLTRLGRLKDWQAAIEAGAPAVVAERTEQVVARITALLEKVGVEPTQDRLLQETAILADKLDVSEEMTRLSGHLARLEGLLRQGGEIGKKLDFLIQEAFREINTCGNKAQNLDISRLVVDFKAELEKCREQVQNIE, encoded by the coding sequence ATGCCCAAGAGCATGACCGGATACGGCAAAAGCCGCATCGAATCCGACACGTTCACCCAGGTCTGGGAAGTGCGGGCCGTCAACAGCCGTTTCCTCGACCTCAAATGGCGGTTGCCGCTGTTTTTGCGCCCCAGCGAAGCGGCCCTGGAGCGCGTGGTGCGCGAGGCCGTGGCCCGGGGCCGGGTGGAAATACACCTGGAATTCACCCCCACCCGGGTGGACATGTGGAAGGCCAGCTTCAACACCGGCCTGGCCGGGGCCATGCTCGACGAGCTGGCCGCGTTTGCCGCCCAAAAAGGCGTGCCCTTCACCCCGGACGTAAGCCGCATGATCGGCATTTCCCACCTCTGGCAGGAAGAGGCCGTGGACCCCGATCCCGAGCTTTTCGCCAAGCTGGCCGCCGGCCTGCGCCAGGCCCTGGTCGATTTCAACGACGCCCGCGCCCGCGAGGGGCGCAACCTGGCCGACGACCTGCTGACCCGCTTGGGCCGGCTCAAGGACTGGCAGGCGGCCATCGAAGCCGGCGCGCCGGCGGTGGTGGCCGAGCGCACCGAGCAGGTCGTGGCCCGCATCACCGCCCTGCTGGAAAAAGTCGGGGTCGAACCCACCCAGGACCGTCTGCTTCAGGAAACCGCCATCCTGGCCGACAAGCTCGACGTTTCCGAGGAGATGACGCGTCTTTCCGGCCACCTCGCCCGTCTGGAGGGACTTTTGCGCCAGGGCGGCGAAATCGGCAAGAAACTCGACTTCCTCATCCAGGAAGCCTTCCGCGAGATCAACACCTGCGGCAACAAGGCCCAGAACCTGGACATCAGCCGGCTGGTGGTGGATTTCAAGGCCGAACTGGAGAAATGCCGCGAGCAGGTGCAAAATATCGAGTAG
- a CDS encoding ABC transporter ATP-binding protein, producing the protein MKPVYDTAAQASAAATDDPAIRVEGLTMAYGDFVIMRDLNFVVQKGDIFIIMGGSGCGKSTLLRVLVGLKEPAAGKVYYREGSLWDAAPATRAAISRRTGILYQSGALFSSMTLAENIALPLSQYTALTRKQIREVCSLKLALVGLAGFEDFYPSEISGGMCKRAGLARAMALDPDILFFDEPSAGLDPVSAHLLDELILELRESLKATFVVVTHELASIFAIGNNSVYLDVETRTMTASGDPKELLAHSQDPQLRRFLTRGQEQQKDD; encoded by the coding sequence GTGAAGCCCGTTTACGACACCGCCGCCCAGGCGAGCGCCGCCGCAACGGACGATCCGGCCATCCGGGTCGAGGGCCTGACCATGGCCTACGGCGATTTCGTCATCATGCGCGACCTCAATTTCGTGGTCCAAAAGGGCGACATCTTCATCATCATGGGCGGCAGCGGCTGCGGCAAATCGACCCTGCTGCGGGTGCTGGTGGGCCTTAAGGAACCGGCCGCGGGCAAGGTGTACTACCGCGAGGGAAGCCTGTGGGACGCGGCCCCGGCCACCCGGGCGGCCATTTCCCGACGCACCGGCATCCTTTACCAGTCCGGGGCGCTTTTCAGCTCCATGACTCTGGCCGAGAACATCGCCCTGCCGTTGTCGCAGTACACGGCGCTTACCCGCAAGCAGATCCGCGAGGTCTGCTCGCTCAAGCTCGCCCTGGTGGGCCTGGCCGGCTTCGAGGACTTCTATCCCTCGGAAATCAGCGGCGGCATGTGTAAGCGGGCCGGGTTGGCCCGGGCCATGGCCCTGGACCCGGACATTCTGTTTTTCGACGAACCCTCGGCCGGGCTGGACCCGGTGAGCGCCCATCTTTTGGACGAACTTATCTTGGAGCTGCGCGAGAGTCTCAAGGCCACCTTCGTGGTGGTCACCCACGAGCTGGCCAGCATTTTCGCCATCGGCAACAACTCCGTCTATCTCGACGTGGAAACCCGGACCATGACCGCCAGCGGCGACCCCAAGGAACTGCTGGCCCACAGCCAAGACCCCCAGCTCCGCCGGTTTCTCACCCGGGGCCAGGAACAGCAAAAGGACGACTGA
- a CDS encoding tetratricopeptide repeat protein, whose protein sequence is MSQKTPESHDAATSPARERIKGIFSTQAIQKVGTGTTTRRTIQKMYWFVEEDDKHVLEIQPLNKNYVPSGPKRNISLDELLEKFSPEPEFYVSTVYPRLRELNMVIQKGERHREKGETFCAELEFGQALAVDEDNVRANFGLGLTYLDRGEANKADDIFQRLVRLDAAFEKSHKHLFNEFGINLRKNKMTDQALEYYRRAEELSIRDDNLMFNIARAFFDKKQYAQTMEYLQKALELNPDQAEARKFAEFLIAKGLAKADLPETSPPLGVSPTDDAAAARAAGVTMDTEPLTDDAG, encoded by the coding sequence ATGAGCCAAAAGACTCCGGAATCCCACGATGCCGCGACCTCTCCCGCGCGCGAACGCATCAAGGGCATCTTCTCCACCCAGGCCATCCAGAAGGTCGGCACGGGCACGACAACCCGACGCACCATTCAAAAAATGTACTGGTTCGTGGAAGAAGACGACAAGCATGTCCTGGAGATCCAGCCGCTCAACAAAAATTACGTGCCGTCCGGCCCCAAGCGCAACATCAGCCTGGACGAGCTCTTGGAAAAATTCTCCCCCGAGCCGGAGTTTTACGTCTCCACGGTGTATCCGCGCCTGCGCGAGCTCAACATGGTCATCCAGAAGGGCGAGCGCCACCGCGAAAAGGGCGAGACGTTTTGCGCCGAACTGGAATTCGGCCAGGCCCTGGCCGTGGACGAGGACAACGTCCGGGCCAACTTCGGCCTGGGGCTCACCTACCTCGACCGGGGCGAGGCCAACAAGGCCGACGACATCTTCCAGCGGCTGGTGCGTCTGGACGCCGCCTTTGAGAAAAGCCACAAGCACCTGTTCAATGAATTCGGCATCAATCTGCGCAAGAACAAGATGACCGACCAGGCCCTGGAGTATTACCGCCGAGCCGAGGAACTCTCGATTCGCGACGACAATCTCATGTTCAACATCGCCAGGGCCTTTTTCGACAAAAAGCAATACGCCCAGACCATGGAGTATCTGCAAAAGGCCCTGGAGCTCAATCCCGACCAGGCCGAGGCCCGCAAATTCGCCGAGTTCCTCATCGCCAAGGGTTTGGCCAAGGCCGATCTGCCCGAGACTTCCCCGCCCCTTGGCGTCTCCCCCACCGACGACGCGGCTGCGGCCCGGGCCGCTGGCGTCACCATGGACACCGAGCCCCTGACCGACGACGCCGGCTGA
- a CDS encoding MlaE family ABC transporter permease: MTRPAAPLRADAPRRDITAAAGVVTLTFSGSWRMDQTLPDIEAVRQALAASPAPQKLVLTGEGVTGWDSLFLTQCRAIIALARERGVAVDAGSLPPGVESLLALAAKVPERQGAARAVKRTPFLERMADMGYGAAEGVRNLLDFTGDVTLAAWALVTGRAVFQRSQLTTLIYQASIDALGIVSLISFLVGLILAFVGAIQLSQFGAQIYVSTIVGIAMVRVMGAIMTGIIMAGRTGAAYAAELGTMQVNEEIDALRTFGFSPTQFLVLPRMIALVLMMPLLCIYADIMGIMGGFVVGVFMLKINPIQYLTHTWQSVPLANFWIGLVHSTVFGVLVAMAGCYRGMRCGRSALGVGQATTAAVVTSILAIVIATAILTVCCNIIGV; this comes from the coding sequence ATGACACGTCCGGCCGCTCCGCTCCGGGCCGACGCCCCGCGCCGCGACATCACCGCCGCGGCCGGCGTCGTGACCCTGACCTTTTCCGGTTCCTGGCGCATGGACCAGACCCTGCCCGACATTGAGGCGGTGCGTCAGGCCCTGGCCGCTTCTCCCGCGCCCCAAAAGCTCGTGCTTACCGGGGAGGGCGTGACCGGCTGGGACAGCCTGTTTCTCACCCAGTGCCGGGCGATCATCGCCCTGGCCCGGGAACGCGGGGTGGCCGTGGACGCCGGTTCCCTGCCCCCGGGCGTGGAGAGCCTGCTGGCCCTGGCCGCCAAGGTGCCCGAACGCCAGGGCGCGGCCCGCGCGGTCAAGCGTACGCCCTTTCTGGAGCGCATGGCCGACATGGGCTACGGCGCGGCGGAAGGGGTCAGAAATCTGCTTGATTTCACCGGCGACGTGACCCTGGCCGCCTGGGCCCTGGTGACGGGACGGGCGGTGTTCCAGCGCTCCCAGCTGACGACGCTCATTTACCAGGCCAGCATCGACGCCCTGGGCATCGTGTCGCTTATAAGCTTCCTGGTCGGCCTCATCCTGGCCTTTGTCGGAGCCATCCAGCTGTCGCAGTTCGGGGCGCAGATCTACGTCTCCACCATCGTCGGCATCGCCATGGTGCGGGTCATGGGCGCGATCATGACCGGCATCATCATGGCCGGCCGCACTGGCGCGGCCTATGCCGCCGAACTGGGCACCATGCAGGTCAACGAGGAAATCGACGCCCTGCGCACGTTTGGCTTCTCGCCGACCCAGTTTCTCGTGTTGCCGCGCATGATCGCCCTGGTCCTCATGATGCCGCTTTTGTGCATCTACGCCGACATCATGGGCATCATGGGCGGCTTCGTGGTGGGCGTTTTTATGCTCAAGATCAACCCCATCCAGTACCTGACCCACACCTGGCAGTCGGTGCCCCTGGCCAACTTCTGGATAGGCCTCGTGCACAGCACGGTGTTCGGGGTGCTGGTGGCCATGGCCGGCTGCTACCGGGGGATGCGCTGCGGCCGCAGCGCCCTGGGCGTGGGCCAGGCCACCACGGCCGCCGTGGTCACGAGCATTTTGGCCATCGTCATCGCCACGGCCATCCTGACCGTGTGCTGCAACATCATCGGCGTGTGA
- a CDS encoding DUF370 domain-containing protein, with protein sequence MAQGLLNIGFGNYVAASRVTAIVNPASSPMRRLREEARAERRLIDATQGRKTRSIIITDSNHVILSGIQAETLGTRFEAQEEDHAG encoded by the coding sequence ATGGCCCAAGGACTGCTCAACATCGGTTTTGGCAACTACGTCGCCGCCTCGCGGGTGACGGCCATCGTCAACCCGGCCTCCTCGCCCATGCGCCGCTTGCGCGAGGAAGCCCGGGCCGAGCGTCGCCTCATCGACGCCACCCAGGGCCGCAAGACCCGCTCCATCATCATCACCGACTCCAACCACGTCATCTTGTCGGGCATCCAGGCCGAAACCCTGGGAACCCGCTTCGAAGCCCAGGAGGAAGACCATGCCGGCTAG
- the recJ gene encoding single-stranded-DNA-specific exonuclease RecJ produces MPKKWIFPAPLADAARIAAVADGLGVSQPIAALLATRGYDTAEAMDRYLSPGLRHLMRPADIPGLEAAVGVIVRAVAAGQTLAIWGDYDVDGITGTALLLDFFRERGLSPLYRLPVRAEEGYGLNIGGIEELAAAGAGVLITVDCGITAVAEVARAKELGLSVVVTDHHLPGEELPPADAVVDPKLGDGPGNDLAGVGVAFFLAAALSRALPGEPGDVRRLLDLVALGTLADVVPLGGQNRILSKNGMLLLAEARRPGVYALKEVAGHNPKATLGASQITFGLAPRINAAGRMGRPDAALELLLAPDLETARPLAADLDAENARRRAEEDAILAEALRQAEAAPDHFGLTLFAPHWHQGVIGIVASRVAEARYRPTLILTADPAKGRLKGSGRSIPECDLHGLLVGIADSLLAFGGHKQAAGFSIDPDNLGEVSRRFNEAAAAALGHVVPTPSLRLDGELAFGEISATLVRELALLEPFGCGNPEPAFASPPVTVQARRAFGENHVALTLRDPAAGVSFKGKAWRMAAQIGQKTAGRTVRVAYSPKITYFSGIPEIELRLRDLGPA; encoded by the coding sequence TTGCCCAAGAAATGGATTTTCCCCGCCCCCCTGGCCGACGCCGCCCGCATCGCCGCCGTGGCCGATGGCCTGGGCGTTTCCCAGCCCATCGCCGCCCTGCTCGCCACGCGCGGCTACGACACGGCCGAGGCCATGGACCGCTACCTGTCGCCGGGCCTGCGCCATCTCATGCGTCCGGCTGACATCCCGGGCCTGGAAGCGGCCGTCGGCGTCATCGTCCGAGCCGTGGCCGCCGGCCAGACCCTGGCCATCTGGGGCGACTACGACGTGGACGGCATCACCGGCACGGCGCTTCTGCTCGATTTCTTCCGGGAGCGCGGCCTAAGCCCCCTTTACCGGCTGCCGGTGCGGGCCGAGGAGGGTTACGGCCTCAACATCGGCGGCATCGAGGAACTGGCCGCGGCCGGGGCCGGGGTGCTCATCACCGTGGACTGCGGCATCACCGCCGTGGCCGAGGTGGCCCGAGCCAAGGAACTTGGCCTTTCCGTCGTGGTCACCGACCATCACCTGCCGGGCGAGGAGCTGCCGCCAGCCGACGCCGTGGTCGATCCCAAGCTGGGCGACGGCCCGGGCAACGATCTGGCCGGGGTCGGGGTGGCCTTTTTCCTGGCCGCCGCCTTAAGCCGCGCCCTGCCTGGCGAGCCCGGCGATGTGCGCCGTCTGCTTGACCTCGTGGCGCTTGGCACCCTGGCCGACGTGGTGCCCCTTGGCGGCCAAAACCGCATCCTGTCTAAAAACGGCATGTTGCTGTTGGCCGAGGCCCGCCGGCCCGGCGTCTACGCCTTAAAGGAAGTGGCCGGCCACAACCCCAAGGCGACGCTCGGCGCGTCCCAGATCACCTTCGGCCTGGCCCCGCGCATCAACGCCGCCGGCCGCATGGGCCGGCCCGACGCCGCCCTGGAGCTGCTCCTGGCCCCGGACCTGGAGACCGCCCGGCCGCTGGCCGCCGATCTCGACGCCGAAAACGCCCGCCGCCGGGCCGAGGAGGACGCCATCCTGGCCGAGGCCCTGCGCCAAGCCGAGGCTGCCCCGGACCACTTCGGCCTGACCCTTTTCGCCCCCCACTGGCACCAGGGCGTCATCGGCATCGTGGCCTCCCGGGTGGCCGAGGCCCGCTACCGGCCAACGCTCATCCTCACGGCCGATCCGGCCAAGGGCCGGCTCAAGGGCTCGGGCCGCTCCATCCCGGAATGCGATCTGCACGGCCTGCTTGTCGGGATCGCCGACAGCCTGCTGGCCTTTGGCGGCCACAAGCAGGCGGCCGGGTTCTCCATCGATCCCGACAATCTTGGCGAGGTGTCGCGCCGTTTCAACGAGGCGGCGGCGGCGGCCCTGGGCCATGTGGTTCCGACGCCGAGCCTGCGCCTGGACGGCGAGTTGGCCTTTGGCGAAATCAGCGCCACCCTGGTGCGCGAACTGGCCCTGCTCGAACCCTTTGGCTGCGGCAATCCCGAGCCGGCCTTTGCCTCGCCGCCGGTGACGGTGCAAGCCCGGCGGGCCTTCGGGGAAAACCATGTGGCCCTGACCCTGCGCGACCCGGCCGCCGGGGTGTCGTTCAAGGGCAAGGCCTGGCGCATGGCCGCTCAGATCGGCCAGAAGACGGCCGGCCGCACCGTGCGCGTGGCCTATTCGCCCAAGATCACCTACTTTTCCGGCATCCCGGAGATCGAGCTGCGGCTGCGCGACCTGGGGCCGGCCTGA
- a CDS encoding DUF4416 family protein — protein sequence MSRPREPRPGKLMVSCLSAEANRLWPEVLGALEDLFGPAELVYPALPFDQTAYYNDELGTPIIRRLAAFARPFPLDGLVAAKLTTNALEDRLARPDGSRRINLDPGLVTCERLILATGKNFTHRVYLAQGIFADLTLVFQGGSWQILPWTFPDYAAPEMLAILTDIRARCRRDLREGAVLHPFSKELPCPRA from the coding sequence ATGAGTCGCCCCCGGGAACCCCGGCCGGGCAAGCTCATGGTCTCGTGCCTGTCGGCCGAAGCGAACCGGCTCTGGCCCGAGGTCCTTGGCGCCCTGGAAGACCTCTTCGGCCCGGCCGAGCTGGTCTACCCGGCCCTGCCCTTTGACCAAACGGCCTATTATAATGATGAACTGGGCACGCCCATCATCCGCCGGCTGGCCGCCTTTGCCCGCCCCTTCCCCCTGGACGGGCTCGTGGCGGCCAAGCTGACCACCAATGCCCTGGAGGACCGTTTGGCCCGGCCGGACGGCTCGCGCCGAATCAATCTCGACCCGGGCTTGGTCACCTGCGAACGCCTTATCCTGGCCACGGGCAAGAACTTCACCCACCGCGTCTACCTTGCCCAGGGAATATTCGCCGACTTGACCCTTGTCTTTCAGGGCGGCTCCTGGCAAATCCTGCCCTGGACGTTTCCCGACTACGCCGCGCCGGAGATGCTCGCCATCCTCACCGACATCCGCGCCCGTTGCCGTCGCGATCTGCGCGAAGGGGCCGTCCTTCACCCTTTCTCCAAGGAGCTTCCATGCCCAAGAGCATGA
- a CDS encoding outer membrane homotrimeric porin, producing MKRYTVWALLAALVLGMAGFAQAATEVKMTGDARVYGVFFANHNFTGWNTGSWDNNSGAYTGAGTQTEDRFQIWERFRLRSDFVANEAVKFRLGIKVEDVWGHGTLTAANPQVAIAVYQAYLQFKLPDCDIEVTAGLQDLSLPANAFFTDSVVFGGDRAAALVVNAPLIKDTLAVSAGFSRMIDTNRTYDTTTTQVADELDMYFLALPITLDGFKATPWGAVAVAGDKAGYFNAGFADYLMSAGSVLYGWKNDQNAYWWAGSTFEVTALDPVKFYADVIFGAGAMSDRKYAKRQGWFIDFGAEYTGWDILTPQVFGWWSTGEDGSIRNGSERLPQILPNWGPGNSFLFDDSQELGKESNMGANPVGAWGLGASLNNISFIEKLSHILTFTYMRGTNQPGAIRKMNVLLGSNPYYTMGRDLTTEESLLAVNFDSKYMIYENLAAVMETGWAHGDFQSSVWGHRLASKSREGDAWKVAFGLTYKF from the coding sequence ATGAAGCGTTACACTGTTTGGGCCCTGCTGGCCGCCCTGGTTCTGGGCATGGCCGGGTTCGCCCAGGCCGCCACGGAAGTGAAGATGACCGGCGACGCCCGCGTCTACGGCGTCTTCTTTGCCAATCACAACTTCACCGGCTGGAACACCGGCAGCTGGGACAACAACAGCGGCGCCTACACCGGCGCCGGCACCCAGACCGAAGACCGTTTCCAGATCTGGGAACGTTTTCGTCTGCGTTCCGACTTCGTGGCCAACGAGGCCGTGAAGTTCCGTCTGGGCATCAAGGTTGAAGACGTCTGGGGCCACGGCACCCTGACCGCCGCCAACCCGCAGGTCGCCATCGCCGTCTACCAGGCTTACCTGCAGTTCAAGCTGCCGGATTGCGACATCGAAGTCACCGCTGGTCTGCAGGATCTGTCCCTGCCGGCCAACGCCTTCTTCACCGACTCCGTTGTCTTCGGCGGCGACCGCGCCGCCGCCCTGGTCGTGAACGCCCCGCTGATCAAGGACACCCTGGCCGTGTCCGCGGGCTTCTCGCGCATGATCGACACCAACCGCACCTACGACACCACCACCACCCAGGTTGCCGACGAGCTGGACATGTACTTCCTGGCTCTGCCCATCACCCTGGACGGCTTCAAGGCCACCCCGTGGGGCGCCGTGGCTGTTGCCGGCGACAAGGCCGGCTACTTCAACGCCGGCTTCGCCGACTACCTGATGTCCGCCGGTTCGGTCCTGTACGGTTGGAAGAACGACCAGAACGCCTACTGGTGGGCTGGCTCGACCTTCGAAGTGACCGCTCTTGACCCCGTGAAGTTCTACGCTGACGTGATCTTCGGCGCGGGCGCCATGTCCGACCGCAAGTACGCCAAGCGCCAGGGCTGGTTCATCGACTTCGGCGCCGAGTACACCGGCTGGGATATCCTGACCCCGCAGGTCTTCGGCTGGTGGTCCACCGGCGAAGACGGCTCCATCCGTAACGGTTCCGAGCGTCTGCCGCAGATCCTGCCCAACTGGGGTCCGGGCAACAGCTTCCTGTTCGACGATTCCCAGGAGCTGGGCAAGGAGTCCAACATGGGCGCCAACCCGGTCGGCGCCTGGGGCCTCGGCGCTTCGCTGAACAACATCTCGTTCATCGAAAAGCTGTCCCACATCCTGACCTTCACCTACATGCGCGGCACCAACCAGCCCGGCGCCATCCGCAAGATGAACGTCCTGCTCGGTTCCAACCCGTACTACACCATGGGTCGCGACCTGACGACCGAGGAATCCCTCCTGGCCGTCAACTTCGACTCCAAGTACATGATCTACGAGAACTTGGCCGCCGTCATGGAGACGGGCTGGGCTCACGGCGACTTCCAGTCCAGCGTCTGGGGCCATCGCCTGGCCAGCAAGTCCCGCGAGGGCGACGCCTGGAAGGTCGCTTTCGGCCTGACCTACAAGTTCTAG
- the gmk gene encoding guanylate kinase — protein sequence MPARRLGMFLVICAPSGAGKSTLIKKLCAEFPAISFSVSATTRAPRQGERPGIDYHFLSREEFLAWREAGRLAEWAEVHGNFYGTPIAPVKDALAAGRDILFDIDVQGAAQLRDSLGHDGAYIYILPPSRAELYRRLSGRGTDSPEVVAKRLAAAQGELAQAPLFDYWVENAELEAAYGDLKAIYLAERRRPGRHPDFLGELLAQWEAAV from the coding sequence ATGCCGGCTAGACGTTTAGGCATGTTTTTGGTCATTTGCGCTCCTTCCGGAGCCGGCAAGTCCACCCTGATCAAGAAGCTGTGCGCCGAGTTTCCGGCCATCAGTTTCTCGGTCTCGGCCACCACCCGCGCCCCGCGTCAGGGGGAACGGCCCGGCATCGACTACCATTTCCTGTCCCGGGAAGAGTTCCTCGCCTGGCGCGAAGCCGGCAGGCTGGCCGAATGGGCCGAGGTCCACGGCAACTTCTACGGCACGCCCATCGCCCCGGTGAAGGACGCCCTGGCCGCCGGGCGCGACATCCTGTTTGACATCGACGTCCAGGGCGCGGCCCAGCTGCGCGACAGCCTTGGCCACGACGGGGCTTACATCTACATTCTGCCGCCGTCCCGGGCCGAACTCTACCGCCGTCTGTCCGGCCGGGGCACGGATTCCCCGGAAGTGGTGGCCAAGCGCCTGGCCGCCGCCCAGGGCGAACTGGCCCAAGCGCCGCTTTTCGATTATTGGGTGGAAAACGCCGAACTGGAGGCCGCCTACGGCGACTTGAAGGCCATCTATCTGGCCGAGCGCCGCCGGCCGGGACGCCATCCCGATTTTCTGGGCGAACTCCTGGCCCAGTGGGAGGCGGCCGTTTGA